A region of Paenibacillus sp. JNUCC-31 DNA encodes the following proteins:
- a CDS encoding helix-turn-helix domain-containing protein has product MQANETLKSEIHRANDSLLKQMRYTIDTQVDLMKRLNMEMTWSPNLQTLMYSNQPAKEAPYTAYQLVKELRLYKTSYASIDEFYVVWKKDQSILRSGNIRDMRTAFHTIHNTGAMSFEAWRDQILGTETNQFVILPHQNAAPAESSIAYITRLPDDLNGQETGTVVVMADTRRFQEAIESISGFSDATLLILNQNNEILMSNHPGSEELKPFMNGNQVQLDNAKVGKSEMFYMDSAVSDLKYALIIPSSLYWEKAVYVRNFTYISIVVSLISAGVLTWFFMRRNYSPIQQLVESLKDKNSQNEPADRNELRFIQKVIMNTRSEKNEIAQQLQKHQQVLRSNMINRLLKGKQDTLVPYEDAFRSFHMPLYSSEFAVILFVIENEENLYGKLPGIDINERNKLIHLIISNVVEELASERQHVGYVAEVDDMMVCLVNMKADSSDWNQDLHHIAAEAQRFLERYEMELTISISGRHTSWIGIAEAYQEAVDAMEYKMVLGKKGIITYGDVRSDAMADDPFGYYYPLQVEQQLLNFIKAGDTDQASAYMNEITERNFDKPIMSLTLARCLIFNLVGTMIKAINDLGDRDNHTLTQYPNRIDDIIAGDTIQEMQEALQNLLEEVCSYAADKRATNVSQEREDSLRHLSSQVTQYIESNYTDVNLNVNAIGEHFELKGSYLSKLFKNQTGEGLLDCIHKCRIRQAKEMMEHKQESITEISRLVGYNDAATFIRVFKKYEGITPGKYKEIS; this is encoded by the coding sequence ATGCAAGCAAATGAGACTTTGAAGAGTGAAATACATCGGGCCAACGATTCTTTATTGAAGCAGATGCGTTATACGATCGATACACAAGTTGATCTGATGAAACGGTTAAACATGGAAATGACGTGGAGCCCAAATCTGCAAACGTTGATGTATTCCAATCAGCCGGCCAAAGAGGCGCCGTATACGGCATACCAACTGGTAAAGGAACTCCGTCTCTATAAAACATCCTACGCATCCATCGATGAATTCTACGTCGTGTGGAAAAAAGATCAATCCATTCTCCGTTCAGGTAATATTCGGGATATGCGAACGGCATTTCATACCATACATAACACAGGTGCAATGTCTTTCGAAGCGTGGCGGGATCAGATTCTGGGTACAGAGACGAATCAATTCGTCATACTGCCACATCAGAATGCAGCTCCGGCGGAGTCTTCGATTGCGTACATTACACGTCTGCCTGATGATTTGAATGGTCAGGAGACCGGCACGGTTGTCGTCATGGCGGATACGCGAAGATTCCAGGAAGCAATTGAGAGCATTTCGGGTTTTAGTGATGCCACACTGCTGATTCTGAACCAGAATAACGAGATTCTGATGAGCAATCATCCGGGGTCAGAGGAATTGAAGCCATTCATGAATGGCAATCAGGTTCAATTGGATAACGCCAAGGTAGGCAAGTCGGAGATGTTCTACATGGACTCTGCGGTATCCGATCTCAAGTACGCATTGATTATTCCCAGCAGCCTATATTGGGAAAAGGCAGTGTATGTCCGCAATTTTACGTATATCAGCATCGTAGTGAGTCTCATTAGCGCGGGTGTACTGACCTGGTTCTTCATGCGCCGGAATTACTCCCCAATCCAACAGCTCGTGGAATCACTAAAAGACAAAAATAGTCAGAACGAACCTGCTGATCGGAACGAACTTCGGTTTATTCAGAAGGTCATCATGAACACACGTTCAGAAAAGAATGAGATTGCCCAGCAGTTGCAGAAACATCAGCAGGTGCTGCGCTCCAATATGATTAATCGGCTTCTCAAAGGCAAACAGGATACGCTTGTGCCTTATGAAGATGCATTCCGTTCATTCCATATGCCGCTGTATTCAAGTGAATTTGCTGTGATCCTATTTGTTATCGAGAATGAAGAGAATCTCTATGGAAAGCTGCCAGGTATTGATATCAACGAACGAAACAAGCTAATCCATCTCATTATTTCCAATGTGGTTGAAGAACTGGCTTCAGAGCGTCAGCACGTCGGATATGTGGCTGAAGTTGATGATATGATGGTCTGCCTTGTAAATATGAAAGCGGATTCTTCGGATTGGAACCAGGATCTTCATCACATTGCGGCAGAAGCGCAGCGATTCCTGGAACGTTATGAAATGGAATTGACGATCTCCATCAGTGGACGCCATACGTCGTGGATTGGTATCGCCGAAGCATACCAGGAAGCTGTAGACGCGATGGAATACAAAATGGTGCTTGGCAAAAAAGGTATCATTACCTATGGCGATGTCCGCAGCGATGCGATGGCGGATGACCCGTTTGGCTACTACTATCCGCTTCAGGTGGAACAGCAGCTTCTTAATTTCATCAAAGCGGGAGATACCGACCAAGCCAGCGCTTATATGAACGAGATTACAGAGCGAAATTTTGATAAACCGATTATGTCGCTCACACTTGCACGTTGCCTGATTTTTAACCTGGTAGGTACAATGATCAAGGCTATCAATGATCTGGGGGACAGGGATAACCATACGTTAACCCAATACCCGAATCGGATTGATGACATTATTGCCGGGGATACCATCCAGGAGATGCAGGAGGCTTTGCAGAATTTGCTTGAGGAGGTATGTTCCTATGCCGCTGACAAGCGCGCAACGAATGTATCACAAGAACGTGAGGATTCCCTGCGTCATCTCAGTAGCCAAGTCACACAGTATATTGAGAGTAACTATACAGACGTGAATTTGAACGTCAACGCCATTGGTGAGCATTTTGAGCTGAAGGGCAGTTACTTGTCCAAACTTTTCAAGAATCAGACCGGCGAGGGTCTGCTGGATTGCATTCATAAATGCCGTATCCGACAGGCCAAAGAAATGATGGAGCATAAACAGGAATCCATTACCGAAATATCCCGATTGGTCGGGTATAATGATGCAGCCACTTTCATCCGGGTATTCAAGAAATACGAAGGCATTACCCCCGGTAAATATAAAGAAATCAGTTGA
- a CDS encoding extracellular solute-binding protein, with the protein MNVKKMLAFITKVTGFILLLGMLTACDQNGSDSDAAMDERSGSSESKTVSIAAPDDDGRLTYWAELNGNAASIKSSFNEVPFFQEWQRRTGVNLQFIRPPANQAKEAINVLLTSGELPDMIEYEWSNYPGGPEKAIKDGYILRLNDVIDQYAPHLKQYLTEHPDIDMQIRTANGSYYAFPFIQGDDKLRTYQGPIIRKDWLDELGLDVPTTIDEWHTMLQVFKDKKGADAPLTFLGVPNPLFGIEGGGFIGAFGIKKGFYVEDGHIKFGAQEPEYKAFLSLFREWYAEGLIDKNLAAVDSETQDTNMTTGRSGASIWNAGAGIGTWLPILQETDPHAKLVPAPYPVMNKGDRPKFGQLAPAIGSSGVAISSNSHHVEEAARMLDYGYGPEGHLLFNFGIEGVSFKMKDGYPTYTETILKNPDKWSPAQALAMYTRASYFGPFVQDTRYMEQYYILPEQKEAVQLWSSTDAVLHQVPTLPKTEKESTEMSVIMQEVNKVVDEMSLKIIFGIEPLDAFDTYVEQIKSLQIDRAIEIQQQALERYNRAVSSK; encoded by the coding sequence ATGAACGTAAAGAAAATGTTGGCATTCATAACAAAAGTAACAGGATTTATCCTGCTGCTTGGCATGCTGACAGCTTGCGATCAGAACGGGTCAGATTCGGATGCCGCGATGGATGAACGTTCCGGCTCGTCAGAGTCTAAGACCGTCTCCATCGCCGCTCCCGATGACGATGGGAGATTAACCTACTGGGCTGAATTGAACGGCAATGCAGCGAGCATCAAGTCCAGCTTCAATGAAGTTCCTTTTTTTCAGGAGTGGCAGCGGAGAACCGGAGTCAACCTTCAATTCATCCGGCCTCCCGCCAATCAGGCCAAAGAAGCGATTAATGTGCTGCTTACGTCCGGAGAACTGCCAGATATGATTGAATACGAGTGGAGCAATTATCCCGGTGGGCCGGAGAAAGCGATCAAAGACGGATATATTCTGAGATTAAACGATGTTATTGATCAATACGCACCTCATCTGAAGCAGTACCTGACGGAGCATCCAGACATTGATATGCAGATTCGAACAGCGAACGGAAGTTATTACGCGTTTCCTTTTATTCAGGGAGATGATAAGCTGCGAACCTATCAAGGGCCGATTATCCGGAAGGACTGGCTGGATGAACTTGGACTTGACGTGCCAACAACGATTGACGAATGGCATACGATGCTTCAGGTATTTAAGGACAAAAAGGGAGCTGACGCTCCGCTTACTTTTCTAGGTGTTCCGAATCCGTTGTTTGGTATCGAAGGCGGCGGTTTTATTGGCGCTTTTGGCATTAAAAAGGGGTTCTACGTGGAAGATGGCCACATTAAGTTTGGGGCACAAGAACCTGAATATAAAGCGTTTCTCTCCTTATTTCGTGAATGGTATGCGGAGGGACTCATTGACAAGAATCTGGCTGCCGTCGATTCGGAGACTCAGGATACAAACATGACCACAGGACGCAGCGGCGCGAGTATCTGGAATGCAGGGGCGGGGATTGGTACATGGCTACCCATCTTGCAAGAGACAGATCCCCATGCAAAGCTTGTGCCAGCGCCATATCCTGTCATGAACAAAGGAGATCGCCCGAAATTTGGTCAACTTGCTCCCGCGATCGGTTCCAGTGGAGTCGCCATATCCAGCAACAGTCATCATGTAGAAGAAGCAGCACGAATGTTGGACTACGGGTATGGGCCTGAGGGACATTTGCTGTTCAACTTTGGTATTGAAGGTGTTAGTTTTAAGATGAAGGACGGGTATCCGACGTATACCGAGACTATTTTGAAAAACCCTGATAAGTGGTCGCCGGCGCAAGCGCTTGCGATGTACACGAGAGCGAGTTATTTCGGTCCATTTGTACAGGATACGCGATATATGGAACAATATTATATTTTGCCGGAACAGAAAGAGGCGGTGCAGTTATGGTCCAGTACGGACGCTGTTCTGCATCAGGTACCAACTCTGCCCAAAACCGAGAAAGAAAGCACGGAGATGTCAGTCATCATGCAGGAAGTGAACAAAGTGGTGGACGAGATGTCGCTTAAAATCATTTTTGGCATTGAGCCGTTGGATGCATTCGATACGTATGTCGAGCAAATCAAGTCATTACAGATTGATCGTGCGATTGAGATTCAACAACAGGCGTTAGAGCGATATAATCGCGCTGTGTCCTCTAAATAA